One genomic window of Chanos chanos chromosome 13, fChaCha1.1, whole genome shotgun sequence includes the following:
- the nptx2a gene encoding neuronal pentraxin-2a → MITFLVGLLFIYAFGSGKVARANGAKSNRFVCTAVPAGADLSCPVDTTNRVQGTSPQEEELRNTIIQLRETILQQKETIVSQQGTIKELNSKLTRCEAAAQDTRDSKSRVQGSRRKEYSKNTMGDLPRDPTETIDQLGKTMQSLKDRLENLEQQQLRANASGATFPNELKELLKHRLSDLEKQLLTKVAELEEEKTQLYNETAAHRQRTENTLNSLLERITELERSNSAFKSPEDFKVSLPLRTNYLYGRIKKSLPEMYAFTVCMWLKSSASPGIGTPFSYGVPGQANEIVLIEWGNNPIELLVNDKVAQLPLSVGDGRWHHICITWTTRDGFWEAYQDGERLGTGENLAPWHPIKPGGVIILGQEQDIVGGRFDATQAFVGELSHFNMWDRVLRPVDISGMANCSSYMPGNVVPWVDANVEVFGGATKAALEICEDRLFDS, encoded by the exons ATGATCACTTTCTTAGTTGGACTTCTATTCATTTACGCTTTTGGGAGTGGAAAAGTGGCTCGAGCGAATGGCGCGAAAAGCAACCGCTTCGTATGTACAGCTGTGCCCGCGGGCGCAGACCTCAGCTGTCCGGTGGACACCACAAATCGTGTGCAAGGCACGAGTCCGCAAGAGGAGGAACTGAGAAATACTATCATCCAACTTCGTGAGACCATTTTGCAGCAAAAAGAGACTATCGTCAGCCAACAGGGCACAATCAAAGAGCTGAACTCAAAACTTACTCGCTGCGAGGCAGCTGCCCAGGACACGCGAGACAGCAAGTCTCGAGTTCAGGGCTCCAGGAGAAAGGAATACAGCAAAAATACGATGGGAGACTTGCCGCGTGACCCTACGGAAACCATTGATCAACTTGGGAAGACCATGCAAAGTCTTAAAGATCGTCTTGAGAACTTGGAG cagcagcagttgcgTGCTAATGCATCAGGAGCTACGTTTCCCAATGAACTGAAGGAACTACTGAAACACAGGCTGAGCGATCTGGAAAAACAACTGCTCACCAAAGTGGCtgagctggaggaagagaagacTCAGCTCTACAACGAGACAGCTGCCCATCGCCAGCgtactgaaaacacactcaaTTCCTTGCTGGAAAGGATCACAGAACTGGAGAGAA GCAACAGTGCGTTCAAATCACCAGAGGACTTCAAAGTTTCCCTGCCTCTACGCACTAACTACCTGTATGGCCGCATTAAGAAGAGCCTACCAGAGATGTATGccttcactgtgtgtatgtggctcaAGTCCAGTGCCAGCCCAGGCATTGGCACTCCTTTCTCCTACGGTGTGCCTGGACAGGCTAATGAAATTGTGCTGATTGAATGGGGAAACAATCCCATTGAACTCCTTGTCAATGACAAG GTGGCTCAGCTACCTCTGTCAGTGGGTGATGGGAGGTGGCATCACATCTGCATTACCTGGACAACTCGAGATGGTTTCTGGGAGGCCTACCAAGATGGAGAAAGACTGGGCACCGGGGAGAATCTGGCCCCCTGGCATCCAATTAAACCTGGTGGAGTCATTATTCTTGgccaggaacag GATATTGTAGGTGGGAGATTTGATGCCACCCAAGCCTTTGTGGGGGAGCTGAGTCACTTTAACATGTGGGATCGTGTCCTGCGGCCTGTGGACATCTCAGGCATGGCTAACTGCTCCTCCTACATGCCAGGCAATGTGGTACCCTGGGTGGATGCCAACGTCGAGGTGTTTGGAGGTGCCACCAAAGCGGCATTGGAGATTTGTGAAGATCGGCTCTTTGATTCTTAA